From a region of the Rhodococcus opacus B4 genome:
- a CDS encoding ferredoxin codes for MRIVLDENRCSSTGMCEATAPEFFEVGDDGALHILDANPADCHRALIEEAVGVCPTDALSIED; via the coding sequence ATGAGAATCGTGCTCGATGAAAACAGGTGTTCCTCGACCGGGATGTGTGAGGCCACCGCCCCGGAGTTCTTCGAGGTCGGCGACGACGGTGCACTGCACATTCTCGACGCCAACCCCGCCGACTGCCACCGCGCGCTGATCGAGGAAGCGGTGGGCGTCTGTCCAACCGACGCGCTGAGCATCGAGGACTGA
- a CDS encoding IS3 family transposase (programmed frameshift), with amino-acid sequence MAMKAYSAEFKADAVALYLSDPSHTFDGIGNDLGVSRETLRNWVRAERKRTGTSTDELRASGVARPTSRAGAVSSESVLEEENRQLKAQIRKLETEREILRRAAKYFGGRDELVSRFRFVDDHCDTVPVKWLCQILEVSRSGFYRWRSSAPARAERVRADQELAERIRAIHSDSDGTYGAPRVTAELREAGIEVNHKRVERVMREHGIVGVHLRKPVRTTIPAPDAAPVPDLIRRDFTASAPNTRYVGDITYLPVGDGEFLYLATVLDLGSRRLAGWSIADHMRTELVTDALRAAAACRGAAGLDGSIFHSDNGAQYASAEFADLCRELGVTTSRGAVGTSADNAAAESLNATLKRETLQSRKRWNSAGEARAAVFRWITRYNTRRRHSTLGQICPVEFERRSATLATAA; translated from the exons ATGGCGATGAAGGCGTACTCGGCGGAGTTCAAGGCCGATGCCGTCGCGCTGTACCTGTCCGATCCGAGCCACACCTTCGATGGCATCGGCAACGACCTGGGAGTCAGCCGCGAGACCCTACGGAATTGGGTGCGGGCGGAGCGCAAACGCACCGGTACCTCCACGGACGAGCTCCGGGCCAGTGGGGTGGCGCGGCCGACATCGCGGGCAGGCGCGGTATCGTCCGAGTCCGTGTTAGAGGAAGAGAATAGGCAGCTCAAGGCCCAGATCCGGAAGCTCGAAACCGAGCGGGAGATCTTGCGGAGGGCGGCGAAGTATTTCG GCGGGCGAGACGAATTGGTGAGCCGCTTCCGATTCGTTGATGACCACTGCGACACCGTTCCGGTGAAGTGGCTGTGCCAAATCCTGGAGGTATCCCGCTCGGGTTTCTACCGGTGGCGGTCCTCGGCGCCGGCCCGGGCGGAACGCGTCCGCGCCGATCAGGAGCTGGCCGAGCGGATCCGTGCCATCCACTCCGACTCCGACGGCACCTACGGTGCCCCGCGGGTGACCGCGGAGCTGCGCGAGGCCGGGATCGAGGTCAATCACAAGCGGGTCGAGCGTGTGATGCGCGAGCACGGGATCGTCGGTGTGCATCTGCGCAAACCGGTCCGCACCACGATTCCCGCCCCGGACGCGGCCCCGGTGCCGGATCTGATCCGGCGGGATTTCACCGCGAGCGCACCGAACACCCGATACGTCGGCGACATCACCTATTTGCCGGTCGGTGATGGTGAGTTTTTGTATCTGGCGACGGTGTTGGACCTGGGTTCGCGACGGTTGGCGGGGTGGTCGATCGCCGACCACATGCGTACCGAGTTGGTCACCGATGCACTGCGGGCGGCGGCGGCCTGTCGCGGCGCCGCCGGTCTCGATGGGTCAATTTTCCACTCCGACAACGGGGCTCAGTATGCGTCGGCCGAGTTCGCCGACCTGTGTCGCGAGCTGGGCGTGACGACATCGCGGGGTGCGGTCGGGACGTCGGCGGACAACGCGGCGGCCGAGTCGCTGAACGCGACGCTGAAGCGGGAGACGTTACAGAGTCGGAAGCGCTGGAACAGCGCGGGCGAGGCACGTGCTGCTGTCTTCCGCTGGATCACGCGCTACAACACCAGAAGGAGGCACTCCACTCTCGGCCAGATCTGTCCGGTCGAGTTCGAGCGGCGATCGGCTACGCTGGCCACCGCCGCATAG
- a CDS encoding MFS transporter → MAAGDRVLLSRAQKWTLVVSCLSVALVVASMAALYTALPDIAVATGATQTQLTWVVDGYTLALACLVLPAGALGDRYGRRAVLIVGLALFSLASAVPLLVSTPWWLIAARAAAGVGAAFVMPSTLSILTAGFPEQQRGRAVGIWAGVAGSGGLLGILGSGLLLDFWSWQSIFVGLTGVGVFLLLCAFTIPESRQENPPLMDVIGSVAVVFAIGLVVLAIIEVPALGWSDPAVVAGFGLGVVATAVFVVWELRADHPLLDVRFFARRGFGSGSFSITIQFLVTFGVFLVLVQYLQLIFGYSPLGSALALAPMMVPLVLLSAIAPWMAARLGLRLMTVTGLLAIAGGFYVISRLDLHSTYVDVLWPTLLMSAGLGLTAAPATAAIVADTPVEKHGVAAAVNDATREIGAAIGIAVAGSVLAAGYSHNIAPAIERLPPEARGPVTDSLAGALEVADRAGPVGDQLADFAKSAFLHGTEQSAIVLAVIASAGAAILLFWAPGRAPRTPDTGASGNPAASGNPAEPAQRSRSRAARR, encoded by the coding sequence ATGGCTGCCGGTGATCGGGTGCTGCTGTCGCGGGCGCAGAAGTGGACGTTGGTGGTCTCGTGCCTGTCGGTGGCCCTGGTGGTCGCGTCGATGGCGGCCCTGTACACCGCGCTGCCGGACATTGCGGTGGCCACCGGGGCGACGCAAACCCAGCTCACCTGGGTGGTCGATGGGTACACGTTGGCGTTGGCGTGTCTGGTGTTGCCGGCCGGGGCGCTGGGTGACCGTTACGGCCGGCGGGCGGTGCTGATCGTGGGGTTGGCGCTGTTTTCGCTGGCCTCGGCGGTGCCACTGCTGGTATCGACCCCGTGGTGGTTGATCGCGGCGCGGGCCGCGGCCGGGGTGGGGGCGGCGTTCGTGATGCCGTCCACGCTGTCGATCCTGACCGCGGGCTTCCCCGAGCAGCAGCGGGGGCGGGCGGTCGGGATCTGGGCGGGGGTCGCCGGGTCCGGGGGTCTGCTGGGGATTCTGGGGTCGGGGCTGCTGCTCGACTTCTGGTCGTGGCAGTCGATCTTCGTCGGCCTGACCGGGGTGGGGGTGTTTCTGCTGTTGTGTGCCTTCACCATTCCCGAATCCCGCCAGGAGAATCCGCCGCTGATGGATGTGATCGGATCGGTCGCGGTGGTGTTCGCGATCGGACTGGTGGTGCTGGCCATCATCGAGGTGCCGGCACTTGGCTGGTCGGATCCCGCGGTGGTCGCCGGATTCGGGCTGGGTGTGGTGGCCACGGCGGTGTTCGTGGTGTGGGAGTTGCGGGCGGATCATCCGCTGCTCGATGTGCGGTTCTTCGCCCGTCGGGGCTTCGGGAGCGGATCGTTCTCCATCACGATCCAGTTCCTGGTGACGTTCGGCGTCTTCCTGGTCCTCGTCCAATACCTGCAGTTGATCTTCGGATACAGCCCGCTGGGTTCGGCGCTGGCGTTGGCGCCGATGATGGTGCCGTTGGTGCTCCTGTCGGCGATCGCACCGTGGATGGCGGCCCGGCTGGGGTTGCGGTTGATGACGGTGACCGGTCTGCTCGCCATCGCTGGGGGGTTCTACGTCATCAGCCGGCTGGATCTGCACTCCACCTACGTCGACGTGCTGTGGCCGACGCTGCTGATGAGCGCGGGTCTGGGCCTGACCGCGGCACCGGCGACGGCGGCCATCGTTGCGGACACCCCGGTCGAAAAACACGGGGTCGCCGCGGCGGTCAACGACGCCACCCGCGAGATCGGTGCGGCGATCGGCATCGCGGTCGCCGGCAGTGTCCTGGCCGCCGGGTACAGCCACAACATCGCCCCGGCGATCGAGCGGCTCCCTCCGGAGGCGCGGGGCCCGGTCACCGACTCACTCGCCGGTGCCCTCGAGGTCGCCGACCGGGCCGGACCGGTCGGCGACCAACTCGCCGACTTCGCCAAGTCCGCGTTTCTGCACGGCACCGAGCAGTCCGCGATCGTCCTCGCAGTCATCGCGTCGGCGGGTGCCGCGATCCTGCTGTTCTGGGCGCCCGGCCGCGCTCCCCGCACCCCGGACACGGGCGCATCGGGGAACCCGGCCGCATCGGGGAACCCGGCCGAACCGGCCCAGCGCAGTCGATCCCGCGCCGCCCGCCGTTAG
- a CDS encoding NAD(P)/FAD-dependent oxidoreductase has translation MSESGLVVVGASLAGLHAVQSARKTGYHGPITLLGAEEHLPYNRPPLSKGFLAEGPAPAPTTFPGAASLPDLGVEVRLGCTATGLDTATHHIIAGDERINYSSLIAATGSRPRTLPGEQLPGVHTLRTVEDAQAIRTALEAQARTVIIGAGFIGAEIAAAARRRGLPVTMVEAAPLPLIRAVGPQMAVACAALHTRNGTDLRCDVTVTALTGTDRIEHVHLSDGTVLDADLVVVGIGAEPVVEWLTDSGLDLDDGVVCDATLKAADSVYAAGDITRWNHPLFGESMRLEHWTAAAEQGTLAARNALDPDNATPYQTVPYFWSDWYTDKIQMVGICAADDVVVVGSIDDHDWLALYCRGDLLVGALAVNKPGKIMKYRAKIAAGATFADALTFAGAGVR, from the coding sequence GTGAGCGAATCCGGCCTGGTTGTCGTCGGTGCCTCGTTGGCCGGGCTGCATGCGGTCCAGTCGGCCCGCAAGACCGGCTACCACGGTCCGATCACGCTGCTCGGCGCCGAGGAGCACCTGCCCTACAATCGGCCGCCACTGTCGAAGGGGTTCCTCGCCGAGGGCCCGGCACCGGCGCCTACCACGTTCCCCGGTGCCGCTTCGCTACCCGACCTGGGTGTCGAGGTGCGCCTCGGTTGCACTGCCACCGGTCTGGACACCGCGACACACCACATCATCGCCGGCGATGAGCGGATCAACTATTCCAGCCTGATCGCCGCGACCGGTTCCCGTCCCCGCACCCTGCCCGGCGAACAGCTGCCCGGAGTGCACACCCTGCGCACCGTCGAGGACGCGCAGGCAATTCGTACGGCCCTCGAGGCGCAGGCACGCACTGTGATCATCGGTGCCGGATTCATCGGTGCCGAGATCGCCGCCGCCGCCCGTCGACGTGGACTTCCCGTCACGATGGTCGAGGCTGCACCGCTGCCGCTGATCCGCGCTGTCGGCCCGCAGATGGCGGTGGCGTGCGCCGCGCTGCACACCCGCAACGGCACCGACCTTCGCTGCGATGTCACGGTCACCGCTCTGACGGGAACGGACCGGATCGAGCACGTGCATCTCTCCGACGGCACCGTGCTCGACGCGGATCTCGTCGTCGTGGGGATCGGTGCGGAACCCGTTGTGGAGTGGCTCACGGATTCGGGCCTCGACCTCGACGACGGTGTGGTGTGTGACGCGACGTTGAAGGCCGCTGACTCGGTGTACGCGGCGGGCGACATCACCCGATGGAACCACCCGCTGTTCGGGGAGTCGATGCGCCTCGAGCATTGGACAGCGGCGGCTGAACAAGGGACTCTCGCTGCCCGCAACGCCCTCGATCCTGACAACGCCACTCCCTATCAGACTGTCCCCTACTTCTGGTCGGACTGGTACACAGACAAAATCCAGATGGTCGGCATCTGCGCTGCCGACGACGTTGTGGTCGTCGGTAGCATCGATGACCACGATTGGCTGGCGCTGTACTGCCGCGGCGACCTGCTCGTCGGCGCGTTGGCAGTCAACAAGCCCGGCAAGATCATGAAGTATCGCGCCAAAATCGCGGCCGGAGCCACCTTCGCCGACGCCCTGACATTCGCCGGCGCCGGCGTCCGATGA
- a CDS encoding PaaI family thioesterase yields MGQWWGRFHQHHPTVRDGDELPPHHSWCLGCGPDNPHGHHLHARRRGEGVVAEHVFDDRHMGAPGIAHGGAVTTVLDDMFGMLLYTVGEMAVTRRLDTEFHAPVLLGTRYVITADLQRRRGRKLDVTARMEVATTGDLAASARALFIVVDLAHFTTSLTRAQSTTDIDQDLP; encoded by the coding sequence TTGGGACAGTGGTGGGGGAGATTTCACCAGCACCATCCGACTGTCCGAGACGGCGACGAGCTTCCACCGCATCACAGTTGGTGCCTGGGGTGCGGACCCGATAATCCGCACGGGCACCACCTGCACGCGCGCCGTCGCGGAGAGGGGGTCGTCGCCGAGCACGTCTTCGACGACCGGCACATGGGCGCTCCGGGGATCGCGCACGGCGGCGCCGTCACCACGGTCCTCGACGACATGTTCGGGATGCTGCTCTACACCGTAGGCGAGATGGCGGTCACTAGGCGCCTCGACACCGAATTCCACGCCCCCGTCCTGCTCGGCACTCGGTACGTGATCACCGCGGACCTGCAGCGCCGTCGCGGGCGCAAACTCGACGTGACCGCGCGGATGGAAGTAGCGACCACCGGGGATCTTGCCGCATCGGCGCGCGCGTTGTTCATCGTCGTCGACCTGGCACATTTCACGACCTCGCTGACACGTGCCCAGTCCACCACGGATATCGACCAGGACCTCCCGTGA
- a CDS encoding TetR/AcrR family transcriptional regulator: MVVIGESLRMSYRRHMREEALRATQTLITEKGWNKVRFSDVAAMIGVSRPTLYKEFASKNELGDALVLRETERFLTGIQTILDTNTDSVPRAITEAVQYTLDEAVESPLLRAALTAPLDDLRGESSVLRLVATSTSMLELATQRLISWFDEHLPNHDRADIDHAVDVLIRLTVSHIVLPAADGNVHRENVETCRQISDVVLRFLRL, from the coding sequence ATGGTCGTGATCGGGGAATCCCTGCGGATGTCTTATCGGCGGCACATGCGAGAGGAAGCCTTGCGTGCGACGCAGACGTTGATCACCGAAAAAGGGTGGAACAAGGTCCGCTTCAGTGACGTCGCTGCCATGATCGGAGTTTCGCGTCCGACGTTGTACAAAGAGTTCGCCAGCAAAAATGAGCTCGGGGACGCCCTCGTACTACGTGAAACGGAGCGGTTCCTCACGGGAATACAGACCATCCTCGACACCAACACCGACTCCGTCCCGAGGGCTATCACCGAAGCGGTGCAATACACCCTCGACGAAGCAGTCGAGAGTCCGTTGCTTCGCGCAGCGCTGACCGCACCGCTCGATGACCTCCGGGGGGAATCGAGCGTACTGCGCTTGGTCGCCACGTCCACATCAATGCTCGAACTTGCCACGCAACGGCTGATCAGCTGGTTCGATGAACACTTACCCAACCATGACCGCGCCGACATCGACCACGCCGTCGACGTGCTGATCCGGCTCACGGTCAGCCACATAGTCCTGCCCGCCGCCGATGGCAACGTACACCGAGAGAATGTGGAGACCTGTCGGCAGATTTCTGATGTCGTTCTCCGTTTCCTTCGTCTGTGA
- a CDS encoding cytochrome P450 — protein MLTDHGPAGPYAAFARLRGAHPALSTRTGALILSRYDDCDAARRDRNLGKVDESLGFRLSEGPEELQRTAMRRFRRTMLSQPTRPRAVAPHRGRCVHPCHIDELRSSVIAQIELLLDKMSVRPHADIIADLALPLPVSVIGTMLGVPDDDRAAAAQLVRDLVAPLEPSADAAAVARAAVAEDRLTDYFTGLLSAKRRAPGDDLLSRLATARGDNAFDDDDECVVPRCCCLPRASRPRPISSVTGVAALRAHPEQMHLLRERPEIVGTAVEKLLRYDALVQTNGCTVLRPTTLASHDLTPGRAVLTLLGAANRDPDVFDDPDTLDLTPTGRPPLAFGAGILPQPASLRMPNTGRPPRRSCRPRSGGGGASRIARAERSGDRSVRQKHARDPPSGCRRRPCRVLAGDGGEPRRALTVAARSLRGPQAYLVPAAVDLITAPPRSTAPTSTYRSQDINRKLMFPTRPRSCR, from the coding sequence TTGCTCACCGATCACGGCCCCGCCGGCCCCTACGCCGCGTTCGCTCGGTTGCGCGGCGCTCACCCGGCACTGTCGACGCGGACCGGAGCGCTGATTCTCTCCCGCTACGACGACTGTGACGCCGCGCGACGAGACCGTAATCTGGGCAAGGTCGACGAATCGCTCGGGTTTCGCCTCAGCGAAGGGCCCGAAGAATTGCAGCGCACCGCGATGCGTCGTTTTCGGCGCACGATGCTTTCGCAACCCACCCGACCACGCGCGGTTGCGCCGCATCGTGGTAGATGTGTTCACCCCTGTCATATCGACGAACTGCGCTCGTCGGTGATCGCCCAGATCGAGTTGCTGCTGGACAAGATGAGCGTGCGACCCCATGCCGACATCATTGCCGATCTGGCTTTACCCTTACCGGTCTCGGTGATCGGGACGATGCTCGGTGTCCCGGATGACGACCGTGCGGCGGCGGCGCAGCTGGTTCGCGACCTCGTCGCCCCGCTCGAACCCAGCGCTGACGCCGCCGCCGTCGCGCGCGCGGCCGTCGCCGAGGATCGATTGACCGACTATTTCACCGGGTTACTGTCGGCAAAACGCCGAGCGCCGGGCGACGATCTACTCAGCAGGTTGGCCACCGCGCGCGGGGACAACGCGTTCGACGACGACGACGAATGCGTGGTACCGCGCTGCTGCTGTTTGCCGCGGGCTTCGAGACCACGACCAATCTCATCGGTAACTGGGGTGGCGGCGCTGCGCGCACACCCCGAGCAAATGCACTTGCTCCGCGAACGACCCGAAATTGTCGGCACCGCAGTCGAGAAACTCCTGCGCTACGACGCCCTCGTGCAAACCAACGGATGCACAGTGCTGCGCCCGACCACCCTCGCCAGCCACGACCTGACCCCAGGGCGGGCCGTGCTCACACTCCTTGGTGCCGCCAACCGCGACCCCGACGTCTTCGACGACCCCGACACTCTCGATCTCACCCCGACCGGACGCCCCCCACTTGCCTTCGGAGCCGGAATCCTTCCGCAGCCTGCAAGCCTCAGGATGCCAAATACTGGCCGACCGCCTCGGCGATCCTGCCGTCCACGCAGCGGCGGAGGCGGCGCATCTCGCATCGCGCGGGCGGAGCGGAGTGGCGACCGCAGCGTCCGACAGAAGCATGCCCGCGATCCTCCGAGCGGCTGTCGCCGCCGACCGTGCCGCGTTCTTGCCGGAGATGGAGGCGAGCCTCGCCGGGCGCTGACCGTCGCGGCCCGCTCGCTGCGCGGTCCGCAGGCTTACCTCGTACCCGCCGCCGTCGACCTGATCACTGCTCCACCCCGCTCGACAGCACCAACTAGCACCTATCGCTCCCAGGACATCAACCGAAAGTTGATGTTCCCCACTCGTCCGCGATCTTGCCGGTGA
- a CDS encoding cytochrome P450 gives MTTETSGTTPTSATRRLARPYDETDLSSSAFWSSTAGEREVTFAHLRATNPVSWHRPVEKLLIEDPNDQGFWAVMSHAALVEVTKRNEDFLSGEGIVMESMPQELLDAGQGFIAMDPPRHTKVRRLLTSAFTPKQITRINTQIRGNAKRVVDDLAPQGEADFVTECAALLPMHNICDMMGVPEDVRRKVADEARYAGGWSDPELMGDQPPIPRLFEAMGYLREVAADLIGKRRNHPESDLLTNLVEAEVDGEKLSDDEIVSFFGLLTIAGNDTTRQSTSHAMKALTDFPDQRAWLMDDFDARIKTAVEEMVRWATPIMTFRRTAAHDCELAGQQITEGDKVVMFYASANWDTEVFTDPERFDLSRDPNPHVSFGGGGIHHCLGNQLARQQLAALFDELLHRLPDIEVCGAPSYTVSTFFHGVNHLPVRFSPSH, from the coding sequence ATGACCACCGAGACCTCTGGCACTACCCCGACGAGCGCCACACGGCGCCTCGCACGGCCGTACGACGAGACCGACCTGTCGTCGAGCGCGTTCTGGTCGTCGACCGCCGGCGAACGGGAAGTTACGTTCGCGCATCTGCGCGCGACGAACCCGGTGAGCTGGCACCGGCCGGTGGAGAAACTCCTCATCGAAGACCCCAACGATCAAGGCTTTTGGGCTGTCATGTCCCACGCGGCGCTGGTGGAAGTCACCAAGCGGAACGAGGACTTCCTGTCCGGCGAGGGCATTGTGATGGAGTCGATGCCGCAGGAACTGCTCGACGCCGGACAGGGTTTCATCGCGATGGACCCGCCCCGGCACACCAAGGTACGCCGGCTGTTGACCTCGGCGTTCACCCCGAAGCAGATCACCCGCATCAACACCCAGATCCGCGGCAACGCGAAACGAGTCGTCGATGACCTCGCACCCCAGGGCGAGGCGGATTTCGTGACCGAGTGCGCGGCACTGCTGCCGATGCACAACATCTGCGACATGATGGGTGTGCCTGAGGATGTGCGCCGCAAGGTCGCGGACGAAGCTCGCTACGCGGGCGGATGGAGCGATCCGGAGCTGATGGGGGACCAACCGCCGATCCCCCGCCTGTTCGAGGCGATGGGATATCTGCGTGAGGTGGCTGCCGACCTCATCGGCAAACGCCGCAACCATCCCGAGTCCGACCTTCTGACCAACCTGGTCGAGGCTGAGGTCGACGGCGAAAAGCTCAGCGACGATGAGATCGTCTCCTTCTTCGGGCTGCTCACCATCGCCGGGAACGACACCACCCGGCAGAGCACCAGTCACGCGATGAAGGCCCTCACCGACTTCCCCGACCAGCGCGCCTGGCTGATGGACGATTTCGATGCCCGCATCAAGACTGCGGTCGAGGAAATGGTCCGCTGGGCCACCCCGATTATGACCTTCCGCAGGACCGCCGCCCACGACTGCGAACTGGCCGGTCAGCAGATCACCGAGGGTGACAAGGTCGTCATGTTCTACGCCTCCGCGAACTGGGACACCGAGGTCTTCACCGATCCGGAACGCTTCGACCTCTCCCGCGATCCCAACCCGCATGTGAGCTTCGGGGGTGGCGGCATCCACCACTGTCTAGGAAACCAGCTCGCCCGCCAGCAGCTCGCTGCGCTCTTCGACGAGTTGCTCCACCGCTTGCCTGACATCGAGGTGTGTGGCGCGCCGTCCTACACCGTGAGCACCTTCTTTCACGGGGTCAACCACCTCCCCGTCCGGTTCAGCCCGTCGCACTGA
- a CDS encoding helix-turn-helix domain-containing protein: MIIENLVDDEDRLVDPRRARSRARLLDAATSLLSTGGIEAVTIDAVTKVSKVARTTLYRHFTDSTQLLAAAFERLLPPVTAPPASGTIREQLIELLDRQAKLIEEAPAQLTMLGWLALGSTQPDTVGTTSHPEDDRNPVSSLRTRVVNQYREPFDEILGSPEAQQELGHFDTTLALTQLVGPIIFTRLAALPPTGPAERQQLVDDFLAARATAQTQTSITH, translated from the coding sequence ATGATCATCGAAAACCTGGTCGACGACGAGGACCGGCTCGTGGATCCCCGGCGGGCCCGTTCACGCGCACGACTGCTCGACGCGGCGACGTCCCTGCTCTCGACCGGCGGCATCGAGGCCGTCACGATCGACGCGGTCACCAAGGTGTCCAAGGTCGCGCGGACCACCCTCTACCGGCACTTCACCGACAGCACCCAGCTCCTGGCCGCGGCGTTCGAGCGACTGCTGCCCCCGGTCACCGCACCGCCGGCGTCCGGAACGATCCGTGAACAGTTGATCGAGCTGCTGGACCGTCAGGCCAAGCTCATCGAGGAAGCCCCCGCCCAACTGACAATGCTCGGCTGGCTCGCCCTCGGGTCCACCCAACCCGACACCGTCGGGACGACATCGCATCCCGAAGATGACAGGAACCCGGTCAGTTCCCTCCGCACGCGGGTGGTCAACCAATACCGCGAACCGTTCGACGAGATCCTGGGCAGCCCCGAAGCCCAGCAAGAGCTCGGCCACTTCGACACCACCCTGGCCCTGACCCAACTCGTCGGACCCATCATCTTCACCCGACTCGCAGCACTCCCGCCCACCGGCCCGGCTGAACGTCAGCAACTCGTCGACGACTTCCTCGCCGCCCGCGCCACCGCACAGACGCAAACCTCGATCACACACTGA
- a CDS encoding ANTAR domain-containing protein produces the protein MTEVPDTGDTPALEPADATDKRRMDGRQLLSTAKGIVIALRGCSDTAAFDELLRMAHRHHLSVLNARALVDLAVGDKGHTKHTRCAQ, from the coding sequence ATGACCGAAGTACCCGATACCGGTGACACCCCGGCGCTGGAGCCCGCAGATGCCACGGACAAGCGTCGGATGGATGGCCGGCAACTATTGTCGACCGCGAAAGGCATTGTGATCGCGTTACGCGGCTGCAGCGACACCGCCGCATTCGACGAGTTGCTGCGCATGGCCCACCGTCACCACCTCAGCGTGCTCAACGCACGCGCACTCGTAGACCTCGCCGTCGGCGACAAGGGTCACACCAAACACACTCGTTGCGCGCAGTGA
- a CDS encoding cytochrome P450 encodes MVNLIHAPLDKARERVSSVVMLPAPRRIENALRSFSHKWPTRHLAEPPSGSGLKPVEGDRGLPLLGHTLDYIRFGSDFTRDRYNQFGPVCWMGAFGTRMVIVSGPDATQHVLTNKDKAFSQDGWTYLIDKFFHRGLMLMSFDEHRMHRRIMQEAFTRDRLAGYANQVGPCVRENVPTWPTDSTLRIYPRLKNLTLDIATEVFMGGCGGGEDAAAINQAFVATVRAASSIVRAPLPATRWRAGVKGRRVLEDYFARHLPETRSGDGNDLFAGLCHATTADGERFTDDDVISHMIFLMMAAHDTSTITTAACAYYLAKNPAWQQQARDESDALGDDLPDIDALEGLQTLDLIIKETLRLVAPVPIVMRKTVADTDVLGHYIPADTLVAVAPAVNHFVEDYWTNPDTFDPNRFAPDRQEDQSHRFAWIPFGGGVHKCIGLHFGTLEVKAILHEMLRVYTWTVPDDYTVRWDNTSLPVPVDGLPIQLSRR; translated from the coding sequence ATGGTCAATCTGATTCACGCTCCGCTGGACAAGGCGCGCGAACGCGTGTCATCCGTCGTGATGCTCCCCGCGCCACGACGGATCGAGAACGCACTGCGCAGCTTCAGCCACAAATGGCCGACCCGCCACCTCGCTGAGCCACCGTCGGGCAGCGGACTCAAGCCGGTCGAAGGCGACCGAGGACTGCCGCTGCTCGGGCACACTCTGGACTACATCCGCTTCGGCTCGGATTTCACCCGCGACCGGTACAACCAGTTCGGACCGGTTTGTTGGATGGGAGCCTTCGGCACCCGAATGGTCATCGTCTCCGGGCCGGACGCTACCCAACACGTGCTCACCAACAAGGACAAGGCCTTCTCCCAAGACGGCTGGACTTATCTCATCGACAAGTTCTTCCACCGCGGCCTGATGCTGATGAGCTTTGATGAGCACCGCATGCACCGGCGCATCATGCAGGAGGCCTTCACCCGCGACCGGCTCGCCGGCTACGCCAACCAGGTAGGCCCCTGCGTGCGGGAGAACGTGCCGACCTGGCCGACCGACAGCACGCTACGCATCTATCCACGTTTGAAGAACCTCACGCTCGACATCGCCACCGAAGTGTTCATGGGCGGGTGCGGCGGCGGAGAGGACGCCGCAGCGATCAACCAGGCCTTCGTCGCCACCGTGCGTGCCGCGAGTTCAATCGTGCGGGCACCGTTGCCCGCCACACGGTGGCGCGCCGGCGTCAAGGGACGGCGAGTGCTCGAGGACTACTTCGCACGACACCTTCCAGAAACGCGGTCCGGCGACGGCAACGATCTGTTCGCCGGACTCTGTCACGCCACCACCGCCGACGGCGAACGCTTCACCGACGACGACGTCATCAGCCACATGATCTTCCTGATGATGGCCGCCCACGACACATCAACGATCACCACGGCCGCGTGCGCCTACTACCTCGCCAAGAACCCGGCCTGGCAGCAACAGGCCCGCGACGAATCAGACGCCCTCGGCGACGATCTACCCGACATCGACGCCCTGGAAGGACTCCAAACCCTCGACCTGATCATCAAGGAGACGCTGCGACTGGTCGCACCCGTACCGATCGTGATGCGCAAGACCGTCGCCGACACCGACGTCCTCGGCCACTACATCCCTGCCGACACCCTCGTCGCTGTCGCACCCGCGGTAAATCACTTCGTCGAGGACTACTGGACCAATCCCGACACCTTCGACCCGAATCGCTTCGCCCCCGACCGTCAAGAAGACCAGTCGCACCGCTTCGCCTGGATTCCCTTCGGTGGCGGCGTGCACAAATGCATCGGACTTCACTTCGGCACACTCGAGGTCAAAGCGATCCTGCACGAGATGCTGCGCGTCTACACCTGGACTGTTCCTGACGACTACACCGTCCGCTGGGACAACACTTCCTTGCCCGTTCCCGTCGACGGACTACCAATCCAGCTCAGCCGCAGATAG
- a CDS encoding adenylate/guanylate cyclase domain-containing protein, with protein sequence MGLATGAVVAGNLGTDQRLEYTVIGDAVNEASRLTDPRQTHAGMDPRRRHRHQSCQRTRTRIMDTTRRTLPQRTNPADTNLGKQHPL encoded by the coding sequence ATCGGACTCGCTACCGGCGCCGTCGTCGCCGGAAACCTCGGCACCGACCAGCGCCTGGAATACACCGTCATCGGCGACGCGGTCAACGAGGCATCACGCCTCACAGACCCTCGCCAAACACACGCCGGGATGGATCCTCGCCGCCGACACCGTCATCAGAGCTGCCAGCGAACACGAACGCGAATAATGGACACCACACGGCGAACTCTCCCTCAAAGGACGAACCCTGCCGACACAAACCTGGGAAAGCAGCACCCCCTGTGA